From the Saccharobesus litoralis genome, one window contains:
- a CDS encoding TolC family protein translates to MAGIIYLLKRYIGFLTLLLLLACSHKPPITVHDKLSVPADWQQRSELTQASLTTEQARLNNSYQLKHLPWLSQLIGAESANFVLTGVNQQQDLSNRLAAIQQAEFAIDIQDASFFPSLNASFGLAAKNDGVKQYDLGLSSGLPLDIWGKLSEQSRQSVIDWQSKVIAYRQQHFAQVVKLLKTLFSLQQNQQILALGQLRKKNLAKQLSSIELRYQAGLTNLLDVYNARTSLQAISSQVLQTEKRVKQLQRELPLLFGLPAHHPIHALLPTNGPQALPELLLEQPPELPQVLPAELLSQRADIHLAWLTILKQQAAVAIAYKERFPSFSLTANVNESSDDLGKLIALGDVSWQLKLNLFAPLFDAGKRKAKVEQARLEFIKAQNNYGRVTYHAFVEVHNALAQRLLTQQEIALNEQSYLNAEKSALLAKRQYQQGLINYRAMLANQRSLFSAKLNRLALHYRALNDYLDLLAALGGGWFSATENVDSPRQFLSTATQAQLRPNIK, encoded by the coding sequence TTGGCTGGGATTATCTATTTATTAAAACGTTATATTGGTTTTTTAACGCTGTTGCTATTGTTAGCCTGCAGTCATAAGCCGCCAATTACGGTACATGATAAATTGTCGGTGCCAGCCGATTGGCAGCAACGCAGTGAGTTAACCCAAGCAAGTTTGACCACGGAACAAGCAAGGTTAAACAATAGTTACCAGCTAAAGCATTTACCTTGGTTGTCGCAATTAATTGGAGCTGAGTCGGCGAACTTTGTATTAACTGGGGTTAATCAGCAGCAGGACTTATCTAATCGATTAGCAGCCATTCAGCAAGCTGAGTTCGCCATTGATATTCAAGATGCGAGCTTTTTCCCTTCACTGAATGCTTCTTTTGGCCTTGCGGCTAAAAATGATGGAGTTAAACAATATGACCTTGGCTTATCATCAGGGTTACCGCTTGATATCTGGGGTAAATTGTCTGAGCAAAGTCGACAAAGTGTTATTGACTGGCAAAGCAAAGTTATTGCCTATCGCCAGCAACATTTTGCTCAGGTTGTTAAGTTACTCAAAACCCTTTTTTCGTTGCAACAAAATCAGCAAATATTAGCGTTAGGGCAATTAAGAAAAAAAAATCTAGCAAAGCAGTTGTCGAGCATAGAACTGCGTTATCAAGCTGGGCTAACCAATTTATTAGATGTGTATAACGCCCGTACAAGTTTGCAGGCAATTAGCAGCCAAGTGCTACAAACTGAAAAACGGGTTAAACAGCTGCAACGTGAATTGCCTCTATTGTTTGGTTTACCTGCTCACCATCCAATCCATGCTTTGTTACCGACTAACGGCCCGCAAGCTCTGCCTGAGCTTTTACTTGAGCAACCACCTGAACTGCCACAAGTGCTACCAGCTGAGTTGCTTAGTCAGCGCGCGGATATCCATTTAGCTTGGTTGACTATTTTAAAGCAACAAGCGGCCGTCGCTATTGCCTATAAAGAGCGTTTCCCTAGCTTTAGTTTGACCGCCAATGTAAATGAATCGAGTGACGATTTAGGCAAATTAATTGCGCTTGGTGATGTATCTTGGCAATTAAAACTCAACTTATTTGCACCTCTTTTTGATGCAGGCAAGCGCAAAGCTAAAGTTGAGCAAGCGCGTTTAGAGTTTATTAAAGCGCAAAATAATTATGGACGAGTGACATACCATGCTTTTGTCGAGGTACATAATGCGTTAGCACAGCGCTTGTTAACGCAACAAGAAATTGCGCTTAACGAGCAGTCTTACCTTAATGCTGAAAAATCCGCCTTGTTAGCCAAACGCCAGTATCAACAAGGCTTAATAAACTACCGAGCGATGTTGGCCAATCAACGCAGCTTGTTTTCAGCCAAGCTTAATCGATTAGCTTTACATTACCGAGCACTCAATGATTATTTAGATTTACTTGCGGCGTTAGGCGGTGGATGGTTCTCGGCAACAGAAAACGTAGATTCGCCTCGGCAATTCCTGTCAACTGCGACCCAAGCTCAATTAAGGCCTAATATCAAATGA
- a CDS encoding efflux RND transporter periplasmic adaptor subunit, protein MKDSFPLVLITLFSFFIALYWFTDSQDESFKLPQKAKIDVVVELVELQTFTPIIESYGRVQARTRGQVVSQVRGEVTYVSPNLRSGGFFKKGELLIAIDKRDYQANVNVANAGYLDAKQKFLHEQALAKQAIADWYLDNQQPPSELVSRQPQLASAEAKLLSSQSALDKAKLNLQRTEIRAPYDGHTLKKQVSIGQVVAANAVLGEIYAIDALEIRLPLKNNDLNYVELPKIRLEQESANSAEPLAIVDIYSTLGQAEHWQAELIRTEGEIDQASQQLHVIVQIPEPFAQQHKNKRALKIGQYVNAKFNGIGIPNVAVVPLQALYQDKFVFLVKDENQLIQQEVEVAWRNNEVAVIKHGLQQKDVLVVTPLSSIDKNVLVNPYLADIAVHAKPEASAL, encoded by the coding sequence ATGAAAGACAGTTTTCCTTTAGTACTTATTACCTTATTCAGCTTTTTTATCGCCTTGTATTGGTTTACTGATAGCCAAGATGAGAGTTTTAAGTTGCCGCAAAAAGCCAAAATAGATGTGGTGGTTGAGCTGGTCGAATTACAAACCTTTACGCCTATTATTGAATCTTACGGTCGAGTTCAAGCTCGAACTCGAGGTCAAGTTGTGAGCCAGGTTCGTGGTGAGGTGACTTACGTTAGCCCTAATTTACGCAGTGGTGGCTTTTTTAAGAAGGGAGAGTTATTAATAGCGATAGACAAACGAGATTATCAAGCTAATGTTAATGTTGCTAACGCAGGGTATTTGGATGCCAAGCAAAAATTTTTGCATGAGCAGGCATTGGCTAAACAAGCCATTGCTGATTGGTATTTGGATAATCAACAACCGCCTTCGGAATTAGTTAGTCGACAACCGCAGCTGGCGTCGGCCGAAGCTAAGCTATTGTCATCACAATCTGCTTTGGATAAAGCAAAGTTAAATTTGCAGCGTACCGAAATACGCGCACCTTACGACGGTCACACCTTAAAAAAGCAAGTTTCTATTGGCCAAGTTGTTGCCGCTAACGCTGTACTGGGTGAGATATATGCAATTGATGCATTGGAAATTCGCTTACCTTTAAAAAATAACGATTTGAATTATGTTGAATTGCCTAAAATCCGTTTAGAGCAAGAATCAGCGAATAGCGCAGAGCCATTGGCTATCGTTGATATCTATTCCACATTGGGACAGGCTGAGCATTGGCAAGCAGAGCTTATTCGCACTGAAGGTGAAATTGATCAAGCCAGTCAGCAATTGCATGTCATAGTGCAAATACCTGAACCGTTTGCTCAGCAACACAAAAATAAACGTGCACTTAAAATTGGTCAGTATGTTAATGCGAAATTTAATGGTATTGGTATTCCTAATGTGGCTGTAGTACCGCTGCAGGCGCTATATCAAGATAAGTTTGTTTTCTTGGTTAAAGATGAAAATCAATTGATCCAGCAGGAAGTCGAAGTTGCTTGGCGCAACAATGAAGTGGCTGTGATTAAACACGGCCTGCAGCAAAAAGATGTTTTAGTGGTCACGCCATTAAGTAGTATTGATAAAAATGTGTTAGTTAACCCCTACTTAGCGGATATTGCTGTTCATGCCAAACCTGAGGCTAGTGCCTTATGA
- a CDS encoding efflux RND transporter permease subunit, with amino-acid sequence MIAWFAKNDIASNLLMIALLLAGAWSLAFNLPQQVFPNLEPAQVEVKINYPAVSAQDVEFKVTRHIEQAIKDIVGVKSIASESRKGGVQIYAILHKGYDPHDILSKVKHRIDAINTLPKDIDKPLVQIRNEFAPVISMVVYGEQTPLMLLTAAEQIRDELASQNNMNMLVLRNVAEHEIAIEVSNENLQRYQISLQDIAQAIQRNAQDISAGNIHAAGGLITIRSRGQAYTAQQLADVVVKFQANGSTIKLRQVANIRDAVADSQVQTRFNGLPAVFVDVMQNDQQKATQLSRMVKRFVAAKQSQMPESVQLAYWRDHAEILQNRLEGLAVSAIYGGILVFLILTLFLRPAVAFWVFIGVPVSFIGAFSIMPIFGVSINIVSVFGFILVLGMVVDDAIVTGENVYSHLEHSETGLHAAVSGTKEVAQPVTLGVLTSIVAFMPLFFVDGAQGVILSQIPAVVIPVLILSLIESKWVLPSRLKFVRLRPSTNPRSLLGWQQKFAERFEAGIGHYYKPALQWCVHNRFNCLIIFVGFLLVVLSGVFTGENKFVFFPKITADKVVATITMPSGTQFSTLDKYVQTISRHAETLQQRYIDEESGNSVIRNIVSVSGAKIGSEQQGQVGQVSFELLSEELHGVNINSLQLEQAWRDLVGSLPGVESLVFEAQSAQLHKFIDIRLRGDDLAELEIVADKIKTNFSKFSYIEDVAKNYESGSQELFLELTPLAKTLGLTRVALAEQVRAAFYGIEVQRLLRGEQLVKVMVRLPLDERKSLSDLERFLIHLPDNRLIPLSQLADFQIVNSPAVIFRVDRQRSIDITADLSNAKVGLHALNKQLNHYVANLQIQHPTIDISLVGESTELMKTLDSLKWSLLLVILIIYGILAISFKSYSQPFIVMSVIPFSIIGSMGGHWLMSLNLTMMSFVGLMALIGVVVNDAVVLVDFINNQLKRGASLHNAILQVTSTRFRPVVLTSLTTFLGLLPIVLDQSSQAQFLVPMAVSLGFGILLAPFITLILVPVNFMILQQVKQWSNQKCFYFGK; translated from the coding sequence ATGATAGCTTGGTTTGCTAAAAACGACATTGCCTCTAACTTATTGATGATAGCGCTGTTATTGGCTGGCGCTTGGTCATTAGCATTTAATTTACCCCAACAAGTGTTTCCCAACTTAGAGCCCGCGCAAGTCGAAGTTAAAATTAACTACCCTGCAGTGAGTGCCCAAGATGTCGAATTCAAGGTTACTCGGCATATAGAGCAAGCCATTAAAGATATTGTTGGTGTTAAAAGTATTGCTAGCGAATCTCGCAAAGGCGGTGTGCAAATTTATGCAATTTTGCACAAAGGCTATGATCCGCATGATATTTTGAGCAAGGTCAAGCATAGAATCGACGCAATTAATACCTTACCCAAAGATATTGATAAACCATTAGTGCAGATCCGCAACGAGTTTGCGCCAGTGATCAGCATGGTGGTATATGGCGAGCAAACGCCTTTAATGTTATTAACCGCGGCCGAGCAAATTCGCGATGAGTTAGCCAGTCAAAATAACATGAATATGTTAGTGCTGCGCAATGTTGCTGAGCATGAGATAGCGATTGAAGTGTCGAACGAAAATTTGCAACGCTATCAAATTAGTTTGCAAGATATTGCGCAAGCGATACAGCGCAATGCGCAAGATATATCAGCGGGTAATATTCACGCTGCTGGTGGGTTAATTACTATTCGCTCTAGGGGCCAAGCCTATACTGCTCAGCAATTGGCCGATGTGGTGGTTAAGTTTCAAGCTAACGGCAGTACGATTAAATTAAGGCAAGTGGCGAATATCCGCGACGCGGTGGCGGACAGTCAGGTACAAACGCGTTTTAATGGTTTGCCCGCTGTGTTTGTGGATGTTATGCAAAATGACCAGCAAAAAGCGACCCAACTATCGCGTATGGTCAAACGTTTTGTGGCGGCTAAACAATCGCAAATGCCGGAATCAGTGCAATTAGCCTACTGGCGTGACCATGCTGAAATTTTACAAAATCGGCTTGAAGGATTGGCGGTAAGTGCCATTTATGGTGGTATCTTGGTTTTTCTTATTTTAACCCTGTTTTTACGCCCTGCTGTCGCTTTTTGGGTGTTCATCGGTGTGCCTGTTAGCTTTATTGGCGCTTTTTCCATTATGCCGATTTTTGGGGTTAGCATTAATATTGTCAGCGTATTTGGCTTTATTTTAGTGCTGGGTATGGTGGTGGATGACGCAATCGTCACCGGCGAAAATGTCTATAGTCATTTGGAGCATTCCGAAACCGGTTTACATGCGGCGGTGTCTGGCACAAAAGAAGTCGCGCAGCCTGTTACATTAGGTGTGTTGACCAGTATTGTGGCTTTTATGCCTTTGTTTTTTGTGGATGGCGCACAAGGTGTGATTTTATCGCAGATCCCCGCAGTGGTGATCCCTGTTTTAATATTGAGTCTTATTGAATCAAAATGGGTTTTACCTTCGCGTTTAAAATTTGTGCGTTTGCGCCCTTCTACTAACCCACGCTCTTTATTAGGCTGGCAACAAAAGTTTGCCGAGCGATTTGAAGCTGGCATAGGTCATTACTATAAACCGGCTTTGCAGTGGTGTGTACACAATCGATTTAACTGTTTAATTATATTTGTTGGTTTTTTATTGGTTGTTTTGTCTGGGGTTTTTACGGGAGAAAACAAGTTTGTATTTTTTCCTAAAATTACCGCTGATAAAGTCGTGGCGACAATTACTATGCCTTCTGGTACACAGTTTTCGACCTTGGATAAATATGTACAAACCATTAGCCGTCATGCTGAAACGTTGCAACAGCGCTACATAGATGAGGAAAGCGGCAATTCTGTGATCCGCAATATTGTTTCTGTTAGTGGTGCGAAAATCGGTAGTGAACAACAAGGGCAAGTTGGGCAGGTTAGCTTTGAGCTTTTGTCGGAAGAGCTGCATGGTGTCAATATTAATAGTTTGCAATTGGAACAAGCTTGGCGAGATTTAGTTGGCTCTTTGCCGGGAGTGGAAAGCCTAGTGTTTGAAGCGCAATCAGCACAACTTCACAAGTTTATCGACATTCGTTTACGAGGTGATGATTTAGCTGAACTGGAAATTGTTGCAGATAAAATTAAAACTAATTTTTCAAAGTTTAGTTACATAGAGGATGTGGCGAAAAATTACGAAAGTGGTTCACAGGAACTGTTTTTAGAATTAACTCCCCTAGCTAAAACCTTGGGCTTAACGCGTGTGGCGTTAGCTGAGCAAGTGCGAGCCGCATTCTATGGTATTGAGGTGCAACGCTTATTGCGTGGTGAGCAGTTAGTTAAAGTGATGGTGCGTTTACCGTTAGATGAGCGAAAGTCCTTAAGCGATTTGGAACGTTTTCTGATTCATTTACCTGATAATCGTTTGATCCCACTCTCGCAATTAGCTGATTTTCAAATCGTAAATAGCCCAGCCGTGATCTTTCGTGTTGATCGGCAGCGCAGTATAGATATAACCGCAGATTTATCGAATGCTAAAGTTGGGCTTCATGCCCTAAATAAACAGCTAAACCACTATGTCGCGAACTTGCAAATCCAACATCCGACTATTGATATTTCACTGGTAGGCGAAAGCACTGAGTTAATGAAAACCTTGGATTCACTCAAGTGGAGCTTGCTGTTAGTCATTTTAATTATCTATGGCATATTGGCTATTTCATTTAAATCCTATAGCCAACCTTTTATTGTTATGTCGGTCATTCCATTTAGTATTATTGGCTCTATGGGAGGGCATTGGTTAATGTCGCTTAACTTAACCATGATGAGCTTTGTTGGGTTAATGGCGTTAATTGGGGTGGTGGTTAATGATGCTGTGGTGTTGGTTGATTTTATTAATAACCAACTAAAACGGGGAGCAAGTTTGCATAACGCTATATTGCAAGTAACCTCAACTCGTTTCCGGCCGGTTGTTCTAACGTCTTTAACAACCTTTTTAGGCTTGCTACCTATAGTCTTGGATCAATCCAGCCAAGCGCAATTCTTAGTGCCCATGGCTGTTTCGTTAGGCTTTGGTATTTTATTGGCACCTTTTATCACTTTAATTTTGGTGCCAGTTAATTTCATGATTTTGCAGCAAGTTAAACAGTGGTCAAATCAAAAGTGTTTTTATTTTGGTAAGTAA
- a CDS encoding cupin domain-containing protein — protein MPLFAFKTLLITLCIACLGGCQTTLADKNSSSQSQNVSAQGEVADLSAVAHFSNVKPAQQTQGIGGVKVLGQLPLAQELDSIDDKALRVRELIMLPGATVAVHTHQYRPGVAYILQGEVVEYRSDSSIPLTRSVGQIVFEKHDLTHWWHNQSQQTVKALVVDIIAAPTPAAGKASGNSK, from the coding sequence ATGCCACTGTTTGCCTTTAAAACATTACTCATAACACTTTGTATTGCTTGCTTAGGCGGCTGTCAAACCACCTTAGCGGATAAAAATTCTAGTAGCCAATCTCAGAACGTATCAGCGCAAGGCGAAGTTGCTGACTTATCCGCTGTTGCTCATTTTTCAAATGTTAAACCAGCACAGCAAACGCAAGGAATTGGCGGGGTTAAAGTGCTGGGGCAGTTGCCGCTTGCACAAGAGCTGGATTCTATTGATGACAAGGCTTTACGGGTTCGCGAGTTAATTATGCTGCCTGGTGCTACTGTTGCTGTGCATACTCATCAATATCGTCCCGGTGTGGCTTATATATTACAAGGTGAAGTTGTCGAGTATCGTAGTGATTCATCAATTCCACTTACCCGTAGTGTGGGGCAAATTGTGTTTGAAAAACATGACTTAACTCACTGGTGGCACAATCAATCGCAACAAACGGTTAAAGCCTTAGTGGTCGATATTATTGCCGCACCTACACCCGCTGCGGGCAAAGCGTCAGGAAATAGTAAATAA
- a CDS encoding ATP-grasp domain-containing protein: protein MHIAVISYSHDAYQVLRLPEILHKLGCEITLICAPPCLLLQSIYPKQAFVDLAPSFANVDEHQRRIHFAKLLLKEKVNFLLPVKDQEHNDVFAIYDFVLEQDCFSQQEKAQISRLWFDSFGDLYLRRGLASRLNFVDICQQLQLPTPAFVDIRDTEQVETLLQQSSSIMLKLDGSVGGSDVHKIHDLEQLKRFYQANRQYSGIAQTFIKGKVGCFAFAAWRGQYQAGNSALVDATLHHEFSQASRFAVTHIAALETYAQKLVQATQYSGFGSIDFIVKENGDVELIEFNARITKLTTLGDFWRCDPIAALVNKMLNKPWQSSGRDLGKKVSCFPYEWLKNHKADGLSDNVLDIPWSEVHMLQALIKQKLNA, encoded by the coding sequence ATGCATATTGCTGTGATCAGCTATAGTCATGATGCTTACCAAGTATTGCGATTACCTGAAATTTTGCATAAGTTAGGTTGTGAAATTACCTTGATTTGTGCCCCGCCATGTTTGTTATTGCAAAGTATTTATCCCAAGCAAGCATTTGTTGATCTCGCTCCTAGCTTTGCCAATGTAGACGAGCACCAGCGGCGAATTCATTTTGCTAAGTTATTGTTAAAAGAGAAGGTTAATTTCTTATTACCAGTCAAAGATCAGGAACATAACGATGTTTTTGCGATTTATGATTTTGTGTTGGAGCAGGATTGTTTTTCTCAACAAGAAAAAGCGCAAATAAGCCGTTTATGGTTTGATTCATTTGGTGATCTATATTTAAGACGAGGCTTAGCAAGTCGGTTAAATTTTGTCGATATTTGTCAGCAACTACAATTGCCGACGCCGGCGTTTGTTGATATCAGAGATACTGAGCAGGTTGAGACGTTACTGCAACAATCGTCAAGTATTATGCTGAAATTGGATGGCTCAGTGGGCGGTAGTGACGTTCATAAAATTCATGACTTAGAGCAATTAAAACGCTTTTATCAAGCTAACCGCCAATATAGCGGCATAGCTCAAACTTTTATAAAAGGTAAAGTTGGCTGTTTTGCCTTTGCTGCTTGGCGAGGTCAATACCAAGCTGGCAATAGTGCTTTAGTGGATGCGACTTTACACCATGAATTTAGCCAAGCGTCACGTTTTGCAGTGACTCATATTGCAGCGCTTGAAACGTATGCGCAAAAACTGGTGCAAGCCACTCAGTATTCGGGGTTTGGCAGTATCGATTTTATTGTCAAAGAAAATGGTGACGTTGAACTGATTGAGTTTAATGCTCGTATCACCAAATTAACCACACTGGGGGACTTTTGGCGATGCGATCCTATTGCGGCTTTAGTGAATAAAATGCTCAATAAGCCTTGGCAATCTAGTGGTAGAGATTTAGGCAAAAAAGTATCTTGTTTTCCTTATGAGTGGTTAAAAAACCATAAAGCAGATGGCTTAAGTGACAATGTACTGGACATTCCATGGAGTGAAGTACATATGCTGCAGGCTTTAATTAAGCAAAAGCTAAATGCCTAA